In the genome of Triticum urartu cultivar G1812 chromosome 5, Tu2.1, whole genome shotgun sequence, one region contains:
- the LOC125508180 gene encoding uncharacterized protein LOC125508180, with protein sequence MASGCAKRKHGGEARCRCRCRHVHVHYHLPRRRVSLLRWLPRPRLSLLSYLLVPPVLSFALLAFVVSFLWFTLLYFVASLLSNDDDLESVKNVGIGGPASDVEDSGQEGNSEAKGEAVRHAAEHLTGDTATADNSFRRLEIKEVRADGFSQVPRTNDDKLVEDVNIFETSSATMADSEGFSGWRQVQDVPVDWFVDEHDIRVDSSSTPDDLFPSLYSTDSAEIHDFPDMDEPRGMSPDFLAESKQNMVVSSNTSCHHHGISDEYGEEYRDDRKELSACGTYEIIDFIDKHETRDQAPDGSFVEDEETGQFESSDEGSTQEKDAKSVLELVVDSIATLEDFREKQEVQNVPEVLITEANAEQSVGASNEGQDSSSEKEASMVSLHSVCEDAASSDASSHHYLVYEDDKQEEVTKHSTAEAEAPDPASAVICNIFENRQTPRNEAFDGFENDDEAREVASQESLGDEADKINDDSASELDLKGVHCGAPLLRRSPSQWWNLCGVVDVFAGSGD encoded by the exons ATGGCTTCGGGCTGCGCCAAGAGGAAGCATGGAGGGGAGGCGAGATGCCGGTGCAGATGCCGCCATGTCCACGTCCACTACCACCTGCCACGCAGGCGAGTCTCGCTCCTCCGGTGGTTGCCTCGCCCTCGCCTCTCGCTGCTCTCCTACCTCCTGGTTCCTCCTGTTCTCTCCTTCGCCCTGCTTGCCTTTGTGGTGTCGTTTCTCTGGTTCACCTTGCTCTATTTCGTCGCCTCGCTCTTGAGCAACGATGACGATCTCGAATCCGTCAAGAATGTCGGCATCGGCGGCCCTGCCAGCGACGTCGAAGACAGTGGGCAAGAGGGAAATTCAGAGGCGAAAGGGGAAGCTGTGAGGCATGCGGCGGAACACCTGACTGGTGATACTGCTACGGCTGACAATTCTTTCAGGAGACTCGAGATAAAAGAAGTTCGGGCTGATGGATTCTCTCAAGTACCTCGGACGAACGACGACAAACTGGTCGAAGATGTGAATATCTTTGAGACAAGCAGTGCCACCATGGCTGATTCAGAGGGATTTTCCGGATGGCGTCAGGTACAGGATGTGCCGGTCGATTGGTTTGTGGATGAACACGACATCAGAGTGGACAGCAGTAGCACACCAGATGATTTATTTCCATCTCTGTATTCCACTGATTCAGCTGAAATTCATGATTTTCCTGACATGGACGAACCGAGAGGGATGTCACCGGACTTCCTTGCTGAAAGCAAGCAAAATATGGTCGTGTCATCAAATACTTCGTGTCATCATCATGGTATTAGCGACGAATATGGTGAAGAATATCGTGACGATAGGAAGGAGTTATCAGCTTGTGGTACATATGAAATTATTGATTTCATTGACAAGCACGAAACAAGAGACCAGGCACCTGACGGTTCTTTTGTTGAAGATGAGGAAACCGGACAGTTTGAATCCTCAGATGAAGGGAGTACCCAAGAAAAAGATGCAAAGAGTGTACTTGAACTGGTTGTTGATAGCATAGCGACTCTGGAAGATTTTCGTGAAAAGCAAGAAGTACAAAACGTGCCCGAAGTTCTGATCACGGAGGCAAATGCAGAGCAGAGTGTTGGAGCTTCAAACGAAGGTCAGGATTCCAGCAGTGAGAAGGAAGCATCAATGGTGTCACTTCATTCTGTTTGTGAAGATGCAGCCTCCTCAGATGCTTCATCCCACCATTATTTGGTTTATGAAGATGACAAACAGGAAGAGGTTACCAAACACAGCACAGCAGAAGCAGAGGCACCCGATCCTGCATCTGCTGTAATTTGCAACATCTTTGAGAACCGTCAGACACCAAGAAATGAGGCATTTGATGGTTTCGAGAATGACGACGAAGCCAGAGAGGTGGCCTCACAGGAGAGTCTGGGAGATGAAGCTGATAAAATTAACGATGACTCTGCCTCGGAG CTGGATTTGAAGGGAGTGCATTGTGGAGCGCCACTCCTCAGGAGGTCCCCATCACAATGGTGGAATTTATGTGGAGTCGTTGATGTGTTTGCTGGCTCGGGGGATTAA